From one Chryseobacterium sp. 3008163 genomic stretch:
- a CDS encoding ferric siderophore ABC transporter substrate-binding protein, which translates to MRGYTINREEEKRDKLKSAGLSVLIWSAILLFVFIYKMKPTERPKETELVTTMLVNFGDNRNGAGIDEPANQEGSLAAKTEENAPEPVENVVSEPKTVITPDPKPEAKKTEVKDKIITGTNSKVAVPKKEDSKTNKKSIATSTTKTKAKSSATTANSKAGNGDGKGTAAIGNLIKGRGTKAGSQGTGDGIGNNGDPLGGDGNGDSKVGIDRRLVGYIPGTMGRGGAQPSHSCSASGSITISYIVDKAGNVSSARRSGGVSDPCVVSTSVSWVKKYVKAEKASVSSTGSYSITF; encoded by the coding sequence ATGAGAGGTTACACGATAAATAGAGAAGAAGAAAAAAGAGACAAACTGAAGAGTGCAGGACTATCTGTTCTTATTTGGTCTGCCATTCTGTTGTTCGTTTTTATCTATAAAATGAAACCTACAGAGCGACCAAAAGAAACGGAATTAGTCACTACGATGCTTGTCAATTTTGGAGATAACAGAAACGGAGCAGGAATTGACGAACCAGCCAATCAGGAAGGAAGTTTGGCAGCTAAGACTGAAGAAAACGCACCTGAACCGGTAGAAAATGTGGTTTCTGAACCGAAAACTGTCATTACTCCAGATCCAAAACCTGAAGCTAAGAAAACCGAGGTAAAAGATAAAATCATTACTGGTACTAATTCTAAAGTTGCAGTTCCAAAAAAGGAAGATTCAAAAACAAATAAAAAATCAATAGCAACTTCTACGACAAAAACCAAAGCTAAAAGCTCTGCCACAACCGCCAATTCAAAAGCAGGAAATGGTGATGGAAAAGGAACCGCAGCAATCGGGAATTTAATCAAAGGTCGTGGCACAAAAGCCGGAAGCCAGGGAACAGGCGACGGAATCGGTAACAACGGCGATCCTTTAGGCGGTGACGGAAACGGTGACAGCAAAGTGGGAATCGACAGAAGATTAGTAGGCTATATTCCCGGAACAATGGGAAGAGGCGGTGCTCAACCGAGTCACAGTTGCTCTGCAAGTGGCTCAATCACGATTTCTTACATCGTTGATAAAGCCGGGAATGTTTCGTCAGCGAGAAGATCAGGTGGAGTTTCAGATCCTTGTGTAGTTTCAACTTCCGTAAGTTGGGTTAAAAAATATGTAAAGGCTGAGAAAGCTAGCGTTTCTTCCACCGGAAGCTACAGCATTACATTCTAA
- a CDS encoding DUF6973 domain-containing protein — protein MRTFKVIFNTIRSMSFKKILKLLSAILPHPLFSILSFYATVKAFSIAQKLYPKTASNNGEGNAFRHSLWCCLIMMYCSKISSPEKALDFCKKITDLHEELFPNQPLETKMDLHNNKIGMDYFMELLPGIHRQFFEKNFFIEELKKKTANAKILKNLDDDFAGELVYLDEK, from the coding sequence ATGAGGACTTTTAAAGTAATTTTCAACACAATCAGAAGCATGAGTTTTAAGAAAATTCTTAAGCTCTTATCTGCTATTTTACCTCATCCCCTATTTTCAATTTTGAGTTTTTATGCAACGGTAAAAGCTTTTTCTATTGCACAAAAATTATATCCCAAAACAGCATCTAACAATGGCGAGGGAAATGCTTTCAGACACTCGCTTTGGTGTTGCCTGATCATGATGTATTGCAGCAAAATTTCTTCGCCAGAAAAAGCGTTGGATTTTTGCAAGAAAATTACAGATTTGCATGAAGAATTATTTCCAAATCAACCTTTAGAAACCAAAATGGATCTCCACAACAATAAAATCGGTATGGATTATTTCATGGAACTTTTACCTGGAATTCACCGTCAGTTTTTTGAGAAAAATTTCTTTATTGAAGAATTAAAAAAGAAAACTGCAAACGCGAAGATTTTGAAAAATCTGGATGATGATTTTGCGGGAGAATTAGTTTATTTGGATGAAAAATAA
- a CDS encoding cupin-like domain-containing protein, producing MILEKVDVVNDISKEDFQENYFKKRKPLLIKNYASRWEAFDKWNFDFIKEKAGEQEVSLYDNKPADSKKSSDAPVAKMKMKDYIDTIKSKPSDLRIFFYIITDRLPELLKNFTYPDLGIKFFKRLPTLFFGGSDAHVLMHYDVDLGDFMHFHFEGKKRILLFDQKQSKFLYKVPLSVHTVYDIDYENPDYKKFPALKYAKGIEIFMEHGDALFIPGAFWHFNRYLEPGFSMSLRALPNKPKVFVNMLYHVFIMRYTDKILRKLFKEKWVNHKQKWAYEKATEALEKHLSKNKI from the coding sequence ATGATTCTCGAAAAGGTAGATGTTGTCAATGATATCAGTAAGGAAGATTTTCAGGAAAATTATTTCAAGAAGAGAAAACCTCTTCTGATTAAAAACTATGCAAGCCGATGGGAAGCTTTCGATAAATGGAATTTCGATTTTATTAAAGAAAAAGCGGGCGAACAGGAAGTTTCGTTGTATGACAACAAGCCTGCAGACTCCAAAAAAAGTTCAGATGCACCTGTTGCAAAAATGAAAATGAAAGATTACATCGACACGATAAAATCTAAACCTTCGGATCTGAGAATTTTCTTTTACATTATCACCGATCGTCTTCCTGAATTATTGAAGAATTTCACCTATCCTGATTTGGGAATTAAATTTTTCAAACGTCTTCCGACTTTATTTTTCGGTGGAAGTGATGCTCATGTTTTGATGCATTATGATGTTGATCTGGGAGATTTTATGCACTTTCATTTTGAAGGGAAGAAAAGAATTCTTTTGTTTGATCAGAAACAGTCAAAGTTTTTATATAAAGTTCCGTTGTCGGTTCATACGGTTTATGATATTGACTACGAAAACCCTGATTATAAAAAATTCCCAGCTTTAAAATATGCAAAAGGGATCGAGATTTTCATGGAACACGGAGATGCGCTGTTTATTCCTGGAGCTTTTTGGCATTTCAACAGATATCTGGAACCGGGTTTTTCAATGTCTCTCAGAGCGCTGCCGAACAAGCCGAAAGTTTTTGTGAATATGCTGTATCATGTTTTCATAATGCGATATACTGACAAAATTCTGCGTAAATTATTTAAAGAAAAATGGGTAAATCACAAACAGAAATGGGCTTATGAAAAGGCGACGGAAGCTCTGGAAAAACATTTGAGTAAGAATAAAATTTGA
- a CDS encoding nucleoside recognition domain-containing protein has translation MVLSRIWSAFIIIAIAIASIKYISSSHYKTIFNDMVVGKGGDTVQVATQNISALSPIVRDSLMKKNDFADSRIHYKTDSLKQNVQVYRVQEADGVIGTSETAVKICLGLIGIMALFMGFMSIAEKAGGINLLSRLIQPFFSKLFPEIPKNHPAFGHMLMNFSANLLGLDNAATPFGLKAMESLQTLNPNKDTASNSQIMFLCLHAGGMTLIPVSIIALRASAGSKNPTDIFLYCMIATFAATLAAMIIVSIYQKINLLQPVLLAYVGGISLLVGLLVYYLTGLSKENLDIFSQVLSNGLILFIFLAIVLGALYKKINVFEAFVDGAKEGFTTSVKIIPYLVGMLIAISLLRTSGVFEVIIDGMKWLVNAANLDARFVDGLPTALIKPLSGSGARGMMMDTMATFGADSFQGKLAAVLQGSSDTTFYVIAVYFGAVAVKNTRYTVIAMLLADLVGVITAIGLAYLFFA, from the coding sequence ATGGTTCTCAGCAGAATTTGGTCGGCCTTCATTATCATCGCCATCGCCATTGCCAGTATAAAATACATTTCGTCTAGCCACTACAAAACCATTTTCAATGATATGGTTGTAGGAAAAGGTGGCGACACAGTACAAGTGGCAACACAAAACATCAGTGCCCTTTCTCCTATTGTAAGAGACAGTCTGATGAAGAAAAATGATTTTGCAGACAGCAGAATTCATTATAAAACCGATTCTCTGAAACAGAACGTTCAGGTTTACCGTGTACAGGAAGCAGATGGTGTCATCGGAACTTCCGAAACTGCTGTTAAAATATGTTTAGGTTTAATTGGAATTATGGCTTTATTTATGGGATTCATGAGTATTGCCGAAAAAGCCGGTGGAATTAATCTTTTAAGCCGTTTAATACAGCCTTTTTTCTCAAAATTATTTCCCGAAATTCCAAAAAACCATCCAGCGTTTGGGCATATGCTGATGAATTTCAGCGCCAACCTTTTAGGTTTAGACAATGCGGCAACGCCATTTGGTTTAAAAGCAATGGAAAGTTTACAGACTTTAAATCCAAATAAAGATACGGCAAGCAATTCTCAGATTATGTTTCTCTGCCTTCACGCAGGAGGAATGACGTTGATTCCCGTTTCTATCATTGCTTTGAGGGCTTCTGCTGGTTCAAAAAACCCTACAGACATATTTCTTTATTGCATGATCGCAACCTTTGCGGCGACTTTAGCGGCTATGATCATTGTTTCAATTTATCAGAAAATAAATCTGTTGCAGCCTGTACTTTTGGCCTACGTCGGTGGGATTTCTTTGTTGGTTGGACTTCTTGTTTATTACCTCACAGGACTTAGCAAAGAAAATTTAGATATTTTCAGTCAGGTTTTAAGTAATGGGCTGATCCTTTTTATCTTCTTAGCCATTGTGCTCGGGGCTCTTTATAAAAAAATTAATGTTTTTGAAGCATTCGTTGACGGAGCAAAAGAAGGCTTTACGACGAGTGTGAAAATCATTCCTTATCTTGTTGGAATGTTGATTGCCATTTCACTTTTAAGAACTTCAGGAGTTTTTGAAGTGATTATCGACGGTATGAAGTGGTTGGTTAACGCAGCTAACTTAGACGCAAGATTTGTTGACGGACTTCCGACCGCTTTAATCAAACCTCTTTCGGGTTCCGGAGCAAGAGGAATGATGATGGATACTATGGCAACTTTCGGTGCAGATAGTTTTCAGGGGAAATTGGCAGCTGTTCTTCAGGGAAGCTCAGATACGACGTTTTATGTGATTGCGGTTTATTTTGGAGCAGTAGCCGTGAAGAATACAAGATATACGGTAATTGCTATGCTTTTGGCTGATTTGGTGGGCGTAATTACTGCAATTGGATTGGCGTATTTGTTTTTTGCTTAA
- a CDS encoding MotA/TolQ/ExbB proton channel family protein, protein MLLTELTQILFAQVAVPAVPVEKLEFSFWDILFHGGAFAKIVMAIVLALGVFSVYLFFERFFYIRRMTTKTDSNFMNNIEDFIRDGKIEAAADYCKTQNSPESRILEKGISRLGRPVSDIVSAMESQAQIEVANMEKNLNLLAVVPSIAPMLGLLGTVIGMIIAFFDLSHAEGAFSPKTLSEGIYTALGQTAVGLAVAIPANFFYNILLTRIDKFVLRTQNVSGEFLDLINKPL, encoded by the coding sequence ATGCTGTTAACGGAACTTACTCAGATTTTATTTGCACAGGTCGCTGTACCTGCAGTGCCTGTTGAAAAACTTGAATTTTCATTTTGGGACATCTTGTTTCATGGTGGTGCTTTTGCTAAAATAGTAATGGCAATTGTTTTGGCGCTGGGTGTTTTCTCAGTGTATCTTTTCTTTGAAAGATTTTTCTACATCAGAAGAATGACGACAAAGACAGATTCAAACTTCATGAATAACATTGAAGACTTCATCAGAGATGGGAAAATTGAGGCAGCAGCAGATTATTGCAAAACACAAAACTCTCCAGAATCCAGAATTTTAGAAAAAGGAATTTCAAGATTGGGAAGACCGGTTTCAGATATTGTAAGTGCGATGGAATCTCAGGCTCAAATCGAGGTGGCCAACATGGAAAAAAACCTGAATCTTTTGGCAGTTGTGCCGAGTATTGCGCCGATGTTAGGACTTTTGGGAACGGTTATCGGGATGATCATTGCTTTCTTTGATTTGTCGCATGCTGAAGGAGCTTTTTCTCCAAAAACATTATCTGAAGGTATTTATACAGCATTAGGACAAACAGCTGTTGGTTTGGCGGTGGCAATTCCGGCAAACTTTTTCTACAATATCTTGCTGACAAGAATTGATAAATTCGTTTTGAGAACACAAAATGTTTCGGGAGAATTTTTAGATTTAATTAATAAACCTTTGTAA
- a CDS encoding NAD kinase → MKAAIYSQKKDLDTFLYLSKFISELESRGVKSVLFDEMAEALQFSKIFETFGNKQDLIDREIDLFFTFGGDGTIVNSLTFIEDLEIPVVGVNTGRLGFLASFTKEEAFKELDSILKGDVKTSRRSVIEVVSPKSDEFFPYALNDVTISRKETTSMVTVDSYINNEFLNVFWGDGVIVSTPTGSTAYSLSCGGPIISPNNENFVITPIAPHNLNVRPLVVNDKVEIKFKVESRVPQYSLSLDSRLIHIETDKEIVIRKASFQLLLVQPNNLSFYETIRQKLLWGRDKRN, encoded by the coding sequence ATGAAGGCAGCCATATATTCTCAGAAAAAAGATCTTGATACTTTTTTATATTTAAGCAAATTTATTTCTGAACTGGAAAGCAGAGGCGTAAAATCTGTTTTGTTTGACGAGATGGCTGAAGCGCTTCAATTTTCAAAAATATTTGAGACTTTTGGCAACAAGCAGGATCTAATCGACAGAGAAATTGATCTTTTCTTCACCTTTGGTGGCGACGGAACGATTGTTAATTCATTGACGTTCATTGAAGACCTTGAAATCCCTGTCGTTGGTGTAAACACGGGAAGACTTGGATTTTTGGCAAGCTTTACCAAAGAAGAAGCCTTCAAAGAATTAGACTCTATTTTGAAAGGTGATGTTAAAACCAGCCGAAGATCAGTGATCGAAGTTGTTTCTCCAAAATCTGACGAATTTTTTCCATATGCTTTAAATGATGTCACGATTTCCAGAAAAGAAACGACATCAATGGTAACGGTGGATTCTTACATCAACAATGAATTTCTTAATGTTTTCTGGGGTGACGGTGTGATTGTTTCTACACCGACAGGTTCTACGGCTTACTCGTTAAGTTGTGGCGGACCGATCATTTCTCCTAATAACGAAAACTTTGTCATCACTCCAATTGCGCCGCACAATTTAAATGTAAGACCTTTGGTTGTGAATGATAAGGTTGAAATTAAATTTAAAGTAGAAAGCAGGGTTCCACAATATTCTCTTTCATTAGATTCAAGATTAATTCATATTGAAACTGATAAGGAAATTGTAATCAGAAAAGCAAGTTTCCAGCTATTATTGGTGCAGCCGAACAATTTAAGTTTCTATGAAACCATTCGCCAAAAGCTACTTTGGGGACGAGATAAAAGAAATTAG
- the fbaA gene encoding class II fructose-bisphosphate aldolase has protein sequence MSRIFPAGVATGQLVTDIFQYAKENKFALPAVNVIGSSNVNAVMETAAKLNSPVIIQFSNGGASFNAGKGLSNDAQKSAILGGIAGARHIHTLAEAYGATVILHTDHAAKKLLPWIDGLMEANEEFFKQTGKSLYSSHMLDLSEESLEENLEISAEYFERMAKMQMTLEVEIGVTGGEEDGVDNSDIDNSKLYTQPEDVAYTYEKLKAISDNFTIAAAFGNVHGVYKSGNVVLTPKILDNSQKFVQEKFGTADKPINFVFHGGSGSTLEEIREAIDYGVIKMNIDTDLQFAYTEGIRDYMVENVEYLKTQIGNPDGEEKPNKKFYDPRVWVRKGEETFSKRLVRAFEDLNNVNTLK, from the coding sequence ATGAGCAGAATTTTCCCGGCAGGAGTTGCCACAGGTCAGTTAGTTACAGATATTTTTCAGTATGCTAAAGAAAACAAATTTGCATTGCCTGCAGTGAACGTAATCGGTTCTAGCAACGTCAACGCAGTAATGGAAACTGCAGCAAAACTAAACTCACCTGTCATCATTCAGTTTTCTAACGGTGGAGCATCTTTCAACGCTGGAAAAGGACTTAGCAATGATGCTCAGAAATCAGCTATTTTAGGTGGCATCGCAGGAGCTAGACATATCCATACCCTTGCTGAGGCTTACGGAGCGACAGTAATTTTACATACCGATCACGCTGCAAAAAAATTATTGCCTTGGATCGATGGCTTGATGGAAGCTAACGAAGAATTTTTCAAACAAACCGGAAAATCTCTTTACTCTTCTCACATGCTTGATCTTTCTGAAGAATCTTTAGAAGAAAACCTTGAGATTTCTGCTGAATATTTCGAAAGAATGGCAAAAATGCAGATGACTTTAGAAGTTGAAATTGGAGTAACGGGAGGTGAAGAAGATGGTGTTGACAATTCTGACATTGACAACTCAAAATTATATACTCAGCCTGAAGATGTAGCTTACACATACGAAAAACTGAAAGCAATTTCTGACAACTTCACCATTGCAGCAGCTTTTGGAAACGTACACGGAGTTTACAAATCAGGAAACGTAGTTTTGACTCCGAAAATCTTAGATAACTCTCAGAAATTTGTTCAGGAGAAATTCGGAACTGCTGATAAGCCGATCAATTTCGTATTCCACGGTGGTTCAGGTTCTACTTTAGAAGAGATCAGAGAAGCAATTGATTACGGGGTAATTAAAATGAATATTGATACCGATCTTCAGTTTGCTTACACAGAAGGAATCAGAGATTACATGGTAGAAAATGTAGAATATCTGAAAACTCAAATCGGAAATCCTGACGGAGAAGAAAAGCCTAATAAAAAATTCTATGACCCAAGAGTTTGGGTAAGAAAAGGTGAAGAAACTTTCTCTAAAAGATTGGTAAGAGCATTTGAAGATTTAAATAACGTAAATACGCTTAAATAA
- a CDS encoding RNA methyltransferase, translating into MVNKLKLEELNRIDVETFKKVEKIPLVVVLDNIRSMHNVGATFRTADAFLVQKIILCGITPQPPHREIHKAALGATESVDWLHEADINVTINDLKSQGFEVVGIEQTTNSTMITDFKIDNSKKYAVILGNEVEGISDEALQNIDSFIEIPQLGTKHSLNVSVCGGIVMWEFAKALK; encoded by the coding sequence TTGGTAAATAAATTAAAACTAGAAGAACTCAACAGAATTGATGTAGAAACTTTTAAAAAGGTTGAGAAAATTCCGCTGGTGGTTGTTTTAGATAATATCAGAAGTATGCACAATGTGGGTGCGACTTTCAGAACGGCAGATGCGTTTCTGGTTCAGAAAATTATTTTGTGTGGAATCACGCCGCAACCGCCACACCGTGAAATTCACAAAGCAGCTTTAGGAGCAACAGAAAGCGTGGATTGGCTGCATGAAGCAGATATTAATGTCACGATTAATGATTTAAAAAGTCAGGGGTTTGAGGTTGTAGGAATTGAACAGACGACGAACAGCACGATGATTACTGATTTTAAAATTGACAATTCAAAGAAATACGCAGTGATTTTAGGCAACGAAGTAGAAGGAATCAGTGATGAAGCTTTACAGAATATTGATTCTTTTATTGAAATTCCGCAGCTTGGAACGAAGCATTCTTTAAATGTAAGTGTATGTGGCGGAATTGTAATGTGGGAATTTGCAAAGGCCCTAAAATAA
- a CDS encoding ExbD/TolR family protein: MKIQRRNKAHPEFSLAAMTDVILLMLIFFMITSSAANQSAIDVKLPQTGSVEDNIPNPMTVSVKPDGSYYVDDKPVARELVEQTIVSDLQSKSAKSFTIRADESTMHKDVVFLMEIAEKHKLNIAIATVKE, encoded by the coding sequence ATGAAAATTCAAAGAAGAAATAAAGCACATCCGGAATTCAGCTTAGCGGCGATGACCGACGTTATTTTGCTGATGCTGATCTTTTTTATGATCACCTCTTCGGCAGCTAATCAAAGTGCGATTGATGTGAAACTTCCTCAAACAGGAAGTGTGGAAGATAATATTCCGAATCCGATGACGGTAAGCGTAAAGCCAGATGGTTCATATTATGTGGATGACAAACCTGTTGCGAGAGAATTGGTAGAGCAAACGATTGTGTCTGACCTTCAAAGTAAATCTGCAAAGTCATTTACGATAAGAGCAGACGAAAGTACCATGCATAAAGATGTGGTTTTTTTAATGGAAATTGCAGAAAAGCATAAATTGAATATTGCCATTGCAACGGTAAAAGAATAA
- the accD gene encoding acetyl-CoA carboxylase, carboxyltransferase subunit beta codes for MAFDWFKRKAQNITTSTDDKKDVPKGLWHQTPSGKVVEHDELKKNNYVSPEDGFHVRIGSAEFFSILFDEGKFTELDANVESIDMLQFKDTKSYTDRLKEVKAKTKLTDSIRNGVGTVNGTEMVVSCMDFAFIGGSLGSVMGEKIRRAIDYCIEKRLPYMIICQSGGARMQEATYSLMQLAKVQSKLAQLSEAGLLYIAYLCDPTFGGITASFAMTADIIMAEPKALIGFAGPRVIRETIGRDLPEGFQTSEFLQEKGFVDFIVKRTEIKEVVSKTVNLLAAKA; via the coding sequence ATGGCATTCGACTGGTTTAAAAGAAAAGCACAAAATATTACCACTTCTACTGATGACAAAAAAGACGTACCAAAAGGTCTTTGGCATCAGACTCCGTCAGGAAAAGTTGTGGAACACGATGAACTAAAGAAAAACAATTATGTTTCTCCTGAAGACGGATTTCATGTAAGAATAGGAAGTGCTGAGTTTTTCAGTATTCTTTTTGACGAAGGAAAATTCACTGAGCTCGATGCGAATGTTGAAAGTATTGACATGCTTCAATTTAAAGATACTAAATCATACACAGACCGTCTGAAAGAAGTGAAAGCCAAAACAAAACTTACGGATTCTATCAGAAACGGAGTTGGAACTGTAAACGGAACTGAAATGGTGGTTTCTTGTATGGATTTTGCTTTCATCGGAGGATCTTTAGGTTCTGTAATGGGTGAAAAAATCAGAAGAGCTATTGATTACTGTATCGAAAAAAGACTTCCGTACATGATCATTTGTCAGTCTGGAGGTGCGAGAATGCAGGAAGCAACGTATTCTTTAATGCAATTGGCAAAAGTGCAGTCAAAACTAGCTCAACTTTCAGAAGCAGGCCTTTTATACATTGCTTATCTTTGTGACCCAACTTTCGGTGGAATTACCGCATCTTTTGCAATGACCGCAGACATCATCATGGCTGAACCAAAAGCATTGATCGGATTTGCAGGACCAAGAGTTATCCGTGAAACCATCGGTAGAGATTTACCGGAAGGTTTCCAGACATCAGAATTCTTGCAGGAAAAAGGTTTTGTGGATTTCATTGTAAAAAGAACTGAAATCAAAGAAGTAGTTTCTAAAACAGTGAATTTATTAGCCGCAAAAGCTTAA
- a CDS encoding bestrophin family protein, with product MKILFPTMILMAIYSYGIQYLEVEYLHLTAKSKVSNIGLIHSLLGFVLSLLLVFRTNTAYDRWWEGRKLWGKLVNDTRNFAVKINVILGDDRKSADQISRYLKYFPHFLAKHLSQESTRLALDEDYSEIEKSLKNHGPTDLVILLTHKLYQLKKEGKISDVEMLYLDTQLTGFLDVCGGCERIKNTPIPYSYSSFIKKFIILYVVALPIAYVINLGLFMIPLTVFVYYVLMSLELIAEEIEDPFNNDENDIPMETIAQNIEKNVHQIMGEKK from the coding sequence ATGAAAATCCTGTTTCCAACAATGATTTTGATGGCTATCTATTCGTATGGAATTCAGTACCTAGAAGTTGAGTATCTGCATTTGACGGCAAAATCAAAAGTCAGCAATATAGGATTGATTCACTCATTACTGGGATTTGTTTTGTCATTGCTGTTGGTTTTCAGAACCAATACGGCCTATGACAGATGGTGGGAAGGCAGAAAACTTTGGGGAAAACTGGTGAACGATACAAGAAATTTTGCAGTAAAAATCAATGTAATTCTTGGAGACGACAGAAAATCTGCTGATCAGATATCAAGATACCTTAAATATTTCCCGCATTTTTTAGCCAAACATCTTTCGCAGGAATCTACTAGACTCGCTTTAGATGAAGATTATTCTGAAATTGAAAAATCTCTAAAAAATCACGGTCCGACTGATTTGGTCATTCTTTTAACCCACAAATTATATCAGTTAAAAAAAGAAGGAAAAATTTCTGATGTTGAAATGCTTTATCTGGACACCCAATTGACAGGTTTTCTGGATGTTTGTGGCGGTTGTGAGAGAATTAAAAATACACCAATTCCATATTCATACTCTTCATTTATAAAAAAATTCATCATTTTATATGTTGTTGCCTTACCCATAGCTTATGTCATCAACCTCGGATTATTTATGATTCCGCTGACGGTTTTTGTATATTACGTGTTGATGAGTCTGGAATTGATTGCTGAAGAAATTGAAGATCCTTTTAATAATGATGAAAACGACATTCCGATGGAAACAATTGCTCAGAATATTGAGAAAAATGTGCATCAGATTATGGGAGAAAAAAAATAA
- a CDS encoding CBS domain-containing protein, with product MFIKDYISKDFPCFHLTDSIESARETLEAFGYTHIFIKKSHHFYGAIAKDFLYEEEGTLKNLEHQIERFAILEDNNIMDSIRLFYTFNANVIPVINKNEKYLGYICCDDVFQTFSKYPLFSESGATLTIETPARKYSMTEIANIVESNNSKFYGGFISFMSDEFIHITIKISNENLASIDATFDRYDYRIVEKYYSDEKTDLFKDRLGFLQKFIEI from the coding sequence ATGTTTATCAAGGACTATATCTCAAAAGATTTTCCGTGTTTTCATCTGACTGACTCTATCGAATCAGCTAGAGAAACCCTAGAAGCATTTGGATATACGCATATTTTCATTAAAAAATCACACCATTTTTACGGAGCCATCGCCAAAGACTTTCTTTATGAAGAAGAAGGAACTTTGAAAAATCTCGAACATCAGATCGAGCGCTTCGCCATTTTGGAGGATAATAATATCATGGACAGCATCCGGTTGTTTTATACATTCAATGCCAACGTGATCCCGGTGATCAATAAAAACGAGAAATATCTGGGATACATCTGTTGTGATGATGTTTTCCAAACTTTTTCAAAATACCCTCTGTTTTCGGAAAGCGGCGCAACTCTAACCATAGAAACTCCGGCAAGAAAATATTCAATGACCGAAATTGCAAACATCGTTGAGAGCAACAACTCGAAGTTCTACGGCGGATTTATCAGTTTCATGTCAGACGAATTTATTCACATCACCATTAAAATCAGCAACGAAAATTTAGCTTCAATTGATGCTACTTTTGACCGTTATGATTACAGAATTGTTGAAAAATATTATTCTGATGAGAAAACAGATCTTTTCAAAGACCGTTTAGGTTTTTTACAAAAATTTATCGAAATATAA